A single genomic interval of Eleutherodactylus coqui strain aEleCoq1 chromosome 3, aEleCoq1.hap1, whole genome shotgun sequence harbors:
- the BORCS6 gene encoding BLOC-1-related complex subunit 6, whose amino-acid sequence MSSKPGPERDTDPHGRHHALQRSRADIPPIDLAVLKDLEILTQEVALKVDQMMKSLSGTIQNMTALSVGYIQTYRDSVDSLGESVDMSIKGMYTLMARCEELDRSMQPIHTLAKQIREIKRTLEMFETLCK is encoded by the exons ATGAGCTCCAAGCCCGGCCCGGAGCGCGACA CTGACCCCCACGGCCGCCATCATGCGCTGcagcgcagcagagctgacatTCCCCCCATCGACCTGGCGGTGCTGAAGGACCTGGAGATCCTCACGCAGGAAGTCGCACTAAAAGTCGATCAGATGATGAAAAGTTTGAGCGGCACAATCCAGAAT ATGACGGCGCTCAGCGTGGGATACATCCAGACGTACAGGGACTCCGTGGACAGCCTGGGGGAGTCGGTGGACATGAGCATCAAG GGGATGTACACGCTGATGGCGCGCTGCGAGGAGCTCGATCGGTCCATGCAGCCTATTCACACTCTGGCCAAACAGATCCGGGAGATTAAGCGCACGCTGGAGATGTTCGAGACGTTATGTAAATAA